TCCATTCCTTGGGATAACGTTGAAGCTGTAGCAGAGTTAGGTGCCGGTACTGGCGCCATAACTAGATATATTGCTGAAAGGGTACGTCCTAGCACCAAAGTGTATTTGTTTGAAAAAGACGCCAGAATGAGGAGGAAGCTAAAGGAAGATTACCCCGATTTTATCTGTTCTGCAAATGCCACTAATTTGTTCCCCGTTCTAAAGTCGAATGGGGATACGATAGGGGGGAAGCAGCTCGATTGCATCATTAGCGGGCTCCCGTTTTACAATTTCCCTCAAGTGGTCCGGGATCAACTCATGGAACAGATCGAAATCTCTTTGAAACCAGGTGGTTTATTCGTCGCCTTTCAATATTCACTTCAGATGAGGAAGCAGATGGCTAAGTTATTTAATATAGAGAGAATTTATTTTGTCCCGCTGAATTTCCCCCCGGCGTTCGTCTATGTTTGTCGGCAAAGGGTTGAGTCAGAAGGATGACTACAATTTACTCCCGGTATAGAATAGAGAGACGACAACCCTCGTGGAGGTTAGTGATCATATGGTGCTAAATAAGAATACCATTCTCATTGTCGATGACGATTCCGAAATACGTGACGTCATTCATATTTATTTGCGAAATGAAGGGTTTCGGGTGCTGGAAGCGGAGAATGGCTATCAGGCTTTAGACATCGTGAAAGCAGATTCTGTCCAACTTGTTATTTTAGACGTTATGATGCCCGAACTGGATGGAATCAAGGCTTGTTTGAAAATACGAGAAACGACTAACATTCCTATCATTATGCTGTCCGCCAAACAGGAGGACATCGATAAAATTACAGGGCTTTCGACGGGAGCAGATGATTATGTCACCAAACCGTTCAGTCCATTTGAGCTTATGGCAAGAGTCAAGGCCCAGCTTCGGCGTCAGGGTTATATAACTAGACCAAGCATTGATGCATCCGTCATATCTATTAACGAGATGAACATTGATATCGCACAGCACCAAGTGACCGTAAGGGGAAAAGATGTGCAGCTGACTCCGTTGGAATTCGCGATTCTTGAGCTTCTGGCCAGTCACAAGGGGCAAGTTTTCCATGCAGATAAAATCTACGAGAAGGTGTGGAAGGAACCGTCAGGATATTCGGACAACACGGTAATGGTTCATATTCGAAACATTCGGGAGAAAATAGAAGAAAACCCACGCCAGCCTCGTTATATCAAGACAGTATGGGGAGTGGGGTATAAAATTGAAAAATAAACTCCTTGCATTCCTCACTGGGAAGAGAAACATCCGTGTGCAAATGATTTGGGCGTCTTTTCTTAGTTTCTGGCTGGCGTTCATTGTAGCCGCCACTGTGCCTATTAAAGACATACCTTTTTTTCCGTATCAGTTAATGATATTCATTGCGGGCTTCTTCTTTACCTTTTTCTTCTTAACGCGTAAGACGATTCGTTATTTATTGACATTAGGTGATGGACTTACCGTCATCTCACAAGGGAATCTACATTATCGTATTCCAATGCTACGAGAGGATGAGCTAGGCAAGATAGCCGAAAACATAAATGCGATGGCCGAAAAGCTAGAAAGCCAGATTGAGAAAGAAAGGCAGGCCGAGAAATCGAAAATGGAGCTCATTACAGGCGTTTCCCATGATTTGAGAACGCCTCTAACGAGTATTATCGGTTACATGGATTTGCTTAAAGATAAAGCGTATCAAGATGAGGCTGAATATGAACGGTTTGTCGGGAACGCCTATAACAAAGCAATACAATTAAAAATGCTCATAGATGAATTGTTTGAGTATACACGTCTAACCTCGAATGAAGTAAAGCTGAAGCTTGAACGGATCGACCTTCGGGAGCTTCTCAGTCAAATGATTGTAGAATTTGAGCCTCTTGCTAAAGAGAATGAGGTTTCTTTAGAGACGGGTTTAATCCCGCAATCCTTATTTTTGGTAATAGATCCTGAGCAAATCAGGAGAGCGATCGATAATCTGTTAATGAATGCATTGAAGTTCACTGTTAAACCTGGTTTTATTTCAATAGGTCTCACGATTCTTCGAGACGGCAGCAGAACTGCGAAAGCAAGGATTACCATTGAGAACAAGGGCATTCCAATTACAAAGGTACAAGAAGAAAGGTTGTTCGAGCGTTTCTACAAAGCCGACGATTCCAGATCAAACCCGACCTCATCAAGCGGGTCGGGTTTGGGATTATCGATAACGAGAAGTATTATTGAGCTGCACGGTGGAGAAATCTATTTCAATCATTCGGCAGGACAATTTTACTTTGGCATGGAACTCCCCCTGCAAAGCAATTTCTAATTATTGAGTTCGTCCGTATTTTTCACAGAAATCATTCTGGCTTACTAGAAAAAGTTGCAAATCTGTGAACCTTCAGTGTGCCATTATCATAATGAGTGGAAACTCATGTTATACTAGAGGGAGTATTCCGAGATAATTCGGGTAATGATCAGAGGGGTTGTTGTTGAACGATGAATGCATTTGAAGACTGGAACCAGAAAATCAAGAAAACCTTTAACGCGACTAGCACGGAAGAGGTATTGACCTTGACCGAAGCAGGAAACCTCCTGGGGCTGTCCAAAGACCAAATGAAAGTATATGTGGATAAGCACGGGCTAACTAAAATGCCGATCATGAGAAGCGTACATCGCTACCTCTTGCTGAAAAGCGAGATTGATCGAATTGTAGGGTAACATTGAGGTTACCCGCCCATTGAATATAACCCCAACCTCTTGAGGTTGGGGCTTTCCTGCAGTATAAGGCTAAGGAGGGATTAGGAATGAGCATTACGGCTGACGAGGTTGCGGATTGGATGTTTACAGAGCTAAGAAACAGCGGAATTTTGCATCAAGCAGAAGCTGTTAACTACATTAAGACCAACTTCGGCGAACATTTTATTTACGTTAATGAGAATGGTCATGCATCAATCGATAAGGAAGTTAAAAAAGCTTTCAAAAAACGCCACGGTGGTAAGGCTGCTTGGGATCGAGATGCCTTCTACTGGGGATGGACCTCTTCGATTAAAGTGTAGGATAAGCTTGCTTTATTTTTGAATAAGGACGGGAGTACCCACCTTGATTTTATCATATAGCCATTGAACTTCTTTGTTATACATGCGGATGCATCCTAAAGAAGCGTAAGTCCCAATGGACTTGGGATTCGCATTTCCATGTATAGCATAGCTATAGCTTACTTTTTTCCCGATCTTCACTTCAAGACCTAGCCAACGATCTCCAAGCGGGTTTTTTGGATCTCCGCCTTTAATTTTTTCCTTATAATACGGTCGATTTTTGATCTTCTCATGAATCTTAAACAATCCTTCGGGTGTATACGAGGGCTTCTTTCCCGTTGCGACTGAAAAAGCTTTTACTAGCTTTCCCTTGGCGTAATACATCAGCTTGTTGCTTGATTTATCTATGACGATAAATTGTTCATAAGCGGTATACTTGCTGTTAAGCTTAGTGCTCTCAGCGGCGTTAGTTATTGCGGGCATCATAAAAATAAAAACGATGGTGATCAAGACACAGCGATGCATCATTTGTTGCAAATAGTTCCCCCCTTTATTTTAACCTATATGCAGGCAGACTCTTAAATAGTCGCAGCAATGGGGCGGGGGAAGGCTATTTGCTATTTGATTAAATGAAAAGTCGGTGTTCTTGAATCTAACGTTTTCTCAGCTCGAAAAATTCGCAAGCTTCCCGGGAGTGGTAGGCTAGATCGCCAACCCCTGCTTGGACAACGACGGTTTGCTGGTCGAATCGAATAATGATCCCGTTAGTATCAATAATGTGATCGTTCTTAAAGACACGCAGGCGAGCTTGACGCTGCATAGCTTCCTCAAAATCTTGATCGGTTATTAGCCGTATACTCTGTGACATGATGTAGGGCTCCTTCGTATGGCCATGTTTAACTTTGCGGTAAGTTATAGATGTCTATTATACCTTTTCTTGTATGCATATTATAGGAATTGAGCTTTGGTCTTAACGATAATGTCAGTTATTTTACCTTCAAGAATATAAATTTTCTGCTGCTGCTCTACAATCTGACGTGAGAGCATGACTAGGGTTGAGAGGGAATCAAGAGTGCTTGGGATATCGCTTTTTTTAGTCGCGTGTTTGAAATTAGTCCATACTGGAGACAAGCTCGTCCGAGGCAGGCTAATAGCCCCCCTGTGAGCTTTAATCTGAACCTTGAGTGGATCGATCGTGTCCAGCTTGTCCCGAGCTGACTTGATCGTCAGGGAAGTAGCACCCTTGGCAGTTTTGTAAGCTTCCTCCTTGTTTTTAATATCCTCACGAGCAAGCTTAACGGATAGCTTTAATACATCTGCTTGTGTACTAAGCATTGTGGTTA
This portion of the Cohnella abietis genome encodes:
- a CDS encoding class I SAM-dependent methyltransferase codes for the protein MRIISRETRIFLRKFLVQPKQIGSVVPSSKFLASKMVGSIPWDNVEAVAELGAGTGAITRYIAERVRPSTKVYLFEKDARMRRKLKEDYPDFICSANATNLFPVLKSNGDTIGGKQLDCIISGLPFYNFPQVVRDQLMEQIEISLKPGGLFVAFQYSLQMRKQMAKLFNIERIYFVPLNFPPAFVYVCRQRVESEG
- a CDS encoding response regulator transcription factor, yielding MVLNKNTILIVDDDSEIRDVIHIYLRNEGFRVLEAENGYQALDIVKADSVQLVILDVMMPELDGIKACLKIRETTNIPIIMLSAKQEDIDKITGLSTGADDYVTKPFSPFELMARVKAQLRRQGYITRPSIDASVISINEMNIDIAQHQVTVRGKDVQLTPLEFAILELLASHKGQVFHADKIYEKVWKEPSGYSDNTVMVHIRNIREKIEENPRQPRYIKTVWGVGYKIEK
- a CDS encoding sensor histidine kinase, which gives rise to MKNKLLAFLTGKRNIRVQMIWASFLSFWLAFIVAATVPIKDIPFFPYQLMIFIAGFFFTFFFLTRKTIRYLLTLGDGLTVISQGNLHYRIPMLREDELGKIAENINAMAEKLESQIEKERQAEKSKMELITGVSHDLRTPLTSIIGYMDLLKDKAYQDEAEYERFVGNAYNKAIQLKMLIDELFEYTRLTSNEVKLKLERIDLRELLSQMIVEFEPLAKENEVSLETGLIPQSLFLVIDPEQIRRAIDNLLMNALKFTVKPGFISIGLTILRDGSRTAKARITIENKGIPITKVQEERLFERFYKADDSRSNPTSSSGSGLGLSITRSIIELHGGEIYFNHSAGQFYFGMELPLQSNF
- a CDS encoding DNA-binding protein, producing MNAFEDWNQKIKKTFNATSTEEVLTLTEAGNLLGLSKDQMKVYVDKHGLTKMPIMRSVHRYLLLKSEIDRIVG
- a CDS encoding DUF6953 family protein; this encodes MSITADEVADWMFTELRNSGILHQAEAVNYIKTNFGEHFIYVNENGHASIDKEVKKAFKKRHGGKAAWDRDAFYWGWTSSIKV
- a CDS encoding L,D-transpeptidase → MMHRCVLITIVFIFMMPAITNAAESTKLNSKYTAYEQFIVIDKSSNKLMYYAKGKLVKAFSVATGKKPSYTPEGLFKIHEKIKNRPYYKEKIKGGDPKNPLGDRWLGLEVKIGKKVSYSYAIHGNANPKSIGTYASLGCIRMYNKEVQWLYDKIKVGTPVLIQK